In Clostridium swellfunianum, a genomic segment contains:
- a CDS encoding response regulator transcription factor, translating to MYKILLVEDDSTVAYGLEFTLKSEGFQVTIADRLDKAKNEFYKASFDLILLDVKLPDGTGYEFCKKIRESSDIPIVFLTACDEEVNIVLGLDMGGDDYITKPFRIRELISRVKAVLRRQTKTIESSEVVITGGIKIHLLQGKVTKGVQEVVLTSLEYKLLLTLVKHPGQVLSRSTILENLWDVGGEFVDDNTLSVYIRRLREKLEDNPAEPKYILTVRGMGYKWKEGDRNEFTS from the coding sequence ATGTATAAAATTTTATTAGTAGAAGATGACAGCACTGTGGCCTACGGTCTTGAATTTACGCTTAAAAGTGAAGGATTCCAAGTAACTATTGCTGATAGATTGGATAAAGCAAAAAATGAATTTTACAAAGCAAGCTTTGACTTAATCTTGCTAGATGTAAAGCTTCCAGATGGCACAGGTTATGAGTTTTGTAAAAAGATAAGAGAAAGCTCTGATATCCCAATTGTTTTTTTAACAGCTTGTGATGAAGAGGTCAATATTGTTCTGGGACTTGATATGGGAGGAGATGACTACATAACAAAGCCTTTTAGAATTAGAGAGCTGATTTCAAGGGTTAAGGCTGTCTTAAGGCGGCAAACTAAAACAATTGAAAGCAGCGAAGTAGTTATAACTGGAGGTATAAAGATTCATTTGCTTCAAGGCAAGGTTACTAAGGGAGTTCAAGAAGTTGTGTTAACTTCACTAGAATATAAATTGTTATTAACTTTAGTTAAGCATCCAGGACAAGTACTTAGCAGAAGTACAATTTTAGAAAATCTATGGGATGTAGGAGGCGAATTTGTTGACGACAATACTCTATCGGTTTATATAAGAAGGCTCAGAGAAAAGCTTGAGGATAATCCTGCTGAACCAAAGTACATATTAACAGTTAGAGGTATGGGGTACAAATGGAAGGAAGGTGATAGGAATGAATTCACTTCTTAA
- a CDS encoding methyl-accepting chemotaxis protein codes for MRKTKTLRNQMLVLLILAVLMPVAALTGFNMYSTNKNLRNQFEDTTADNVNWIVELIRETNKSNVESINMLSQDPNALAIFEVDSSGQWLQKSFESFMSTHKGVASVFYGLNDGKTIIAPSQDLTGFDPRTRQWYKSAVQANGNTIITDPYEDAVQKGTYVITFAKAVKDAKSGQILGVVGIDLKLSSTADIVKNLKIGQGGYAAIVDKTETIIAHKDSKLLGKTSKDQEWVTKVLSNKDNKDKISVDGNRYITYVAEEKDTGWKVIGFMPEQEVLNKINSSRNIALIISAVFLILSVLIGTIFAGSVTKPIIKLTEVLGKISKGDFTVAIDNKKGMSYEIEIIANAINKMVQDIVSVIKNISNTSMSIKSSSEALVSITQQSNAVGEEVARAVQQVSAGAQDQAESLDESSAVVGVLGEEVIKAIENSNEMVAVSQNVKVSTEDGTHIVENLRDTFTEAFKANKELEQQINVLADNSNKISAITDTIKAITEQTSLLALNASIEAARAGEAGRGFAVVADEVRKLAEQSASSAGDINKVIIDIKKSVDAVLERVQLSIALNEKSEKSVMLTNSSFEIIEESSKLLEENIKKVNESLQEINRSKETVVQKIAEVAAVAQETAATTEEVSASSEEQSAALQEVVGSAEQLSNLAESLDEILKKFTI; via the coding sequence ATGAGAAAAACAAAAACCTTACGAAATCAGATGTTAGTATTGCTTATTTTGGCTGTGTTAATGCCTGTTGCTGCACTTACGGGTTTTAATATGTACAGTACAAACAAAAACTTAAGGAATCAATTCGAAGATACAACAGCTGACAATGTAAATTGGATTGTAGAACTTATTAGGGAGACAAACAAAAGCAATGTTGAATCTATAAATATGCTTTCTCAAGATCCAAATGCACTTGCAATCTTTGAAGTGGATTCTTCCGGACAATGGCTGCAAAAGTCATTTGAATCCTTTATGTCTACCCACAAAGGAGTAGCAAGTGTTTTTTACGGGCTTAATGATGGTAAAACAATAATAGCACCAAGTCAGGATCTTACAGGCTTTGATCCAAGAACTAGACAATGGTATAAAAGCGCTGTCCAAGCAAATGGAAATACAATTATTACCGATCCCTATGAAGATGCTGTTCAAAAAGGAACTTATGTCATAACCTTTGCTAAGGCTGTTAAGGACGCAAAAAGTGGACAGATTTTAGGAGTAGTAGGAATAGATTTAAAACTATCTTCGACAGCCGATATTGTTAAAAATTTAAAAATTGGACAAGGTGGTTATGCAGCTATAGTAGATAAAACTGAAACGATTATAGCTCATAAAGATTCAAAACTTCTTGGTAAAACCTCAAAGGACCAGGAGTGGGTTACCAAGGTACTATCGAACAAGGATAATAAGGATAAAATATCTGTAGATGGAAACAGGTACATAACCTATGTTGCAGAGGAAAAGGATACTGGATGGAAAGTCATAGGTTTTATGCCTGAGCAGGAAGTGTTAAATAAAATAAATAGCAGTAGAAATATTGCTTTAATTATTTCAGCTGTATTTTTAATTTTGTCAGTACTAATAGGAACTATATTTGCGGGTTCAGTAACAAAACCAATAATAAAACTAACTGAGGTTTTAGGGAAAATTAGTAAGGGTGATTTCACTGTTGCCATAGACAATAAAAAAGGTATGAGTTATGAAATTGAAATTATAGCTAACGCAATAAATAAAATGGTCCAAGATATAGTATCTGTTATTAAGAATATATCTAACACCTCCATGAGTATAAAAAGTTCTTCAGAGGCGTTAGTTTCAATTACCCAACAATCAAATGCTGTTGGTGAAGAGGTCGCGAGGGCTGTTCAGCAGGTTTCAGCAGGCGCACAAGACCAAGCTGAAAGCCTTGATGAGAGTTCAGCGGTAGTTGGGGTGCTTGGAGAAGAGGTTATTAAGGCGATAGAAAACAGCAACGAAATGGTAGCCGTATCTCAAAATGTTAAGGTTTCTACTGAGGACGGAACCCATATAGTAGAAAATTTAAGAGATACTTTTACAGAAGCATTCAAGGCAAATAAAGAACTAGAACAGCAAATTAATGTTCTAGCTGATAACTCAAATAAGATTAGTGCCATAACTGATACTATTAAAGCTATAACAGAACAGACAAGTCTTCTTGCTTTAAATGCAAGTATTGAAGCTGCTAGAGCAGGAGAGGCTGGTAGGGGTTTTGCTGTAGTTGCAGACGAAGTTAGAAAGCTTGCGGAGCAGTCAGCTAGTTCTGCTGGAGATATTAACAAGGTTATTATTGATATTAAAAAGAGTGTCGATGCTGTGCTTGAAAGGGTTCAACTTTCAATAGCTCTAAATGAGAAGTCTGAGAAAAGCGTTATGCTTACAAACTCAAGCTTTGAGATAATAGAAGAGTCATCGAAGCTTTTAGAGGAAAATATCAAAAAAGTTAATGAGTCTCTTCAAGAAATAAACAGAAGCAAGGAAACTGTTGTTCAAAAAATAGCTGAGGTTGCAGCAGTAGCACAGGAAACAGCAGCAACAACAGAAGAGGTAAGTGCTTCTTCTGAGGAACAGTCAGCAGCATTACAAGAGGTTGTTGGTTCAGCAGAACAATTAAGTAATCTGGCTGAAAGTTTAGACGAGATTCTTAAGAAATTTACAATATAA
- a CDS encoding amidohydrolase, protein MQHILLKNCLIIDMNNGNTNKKDILIENSKIKQIAENIDFEAENIKRIDVKENYVMPGMVDCHTHMGIIEESVGKLGLDNNEAADPVTPHVRALDAVNPLDVAFLDAIKCGVTTVMCTPGSNNPIGGQNFVMKTYGHIIDKMLVKNPLGLKVAFGEDPISTYGTNKKTPVTRMGVAALIRETFMKAQDYMYNKEQGNIKERDIKLEAIIPVLKGDMYLRAHAHRADDMVTAIRVAEEFNIKKLVIEHGTEAGLIIDYLAEKNVPIALGPVITPRIKVELRERDYSLAMHLIEKGIKVGLTTDHPYNTIDQLRPVAILTVSEGLKAIDALKCITINGAEILGCDDRVGKIEEGYDADLVVFDKHPLDMMARTIFTIINGDIVYLSQRRKEKIEIK, encoded by the coding sequence ATGCAGCATATTTTACTGAAAAATTGTCTTATAATAGACATGAATAATGGGAATACAAATAAGAAGGATATATTAATAGAGAACAGCAAAATAAAACAAATCGCTGAAAATATAGACTTTGAAGCAGAAAATATAAAAAGGATAGATGTTAAGGAAAACTATGTTATGCCAGGCATGGTAGATTGCCATACTCATATGGGAATAATCGAAGAATCTGTAGGTAAGCTTGGACTTGATAATAACGAGGCAGCTGACCCAGTAACTCCTCATGTAAGAGCATTGGATGCTGTCAATCCATTGGATGTTGCTTTTCTTGATGCTATTAAATGTGGTGTTACTACGGTAATGTGTACTCCTGGCAGCAATAATCCTATTGGTGGTCAAAACTTTGTAATGAAAACCTATGGACATATTATAGACAAAATGCTTGTTAAGAATCCATTAGGACTTAAGGTTGCATTTGGTGAAGACCCTATAAGCACTTACGGAACAAATAAAAAAACTCCAGTAACCAGAATGGGTGTAGCTGCGCTTATTAGGGAGACCTTTATGAAAGCTCAGGACTACATGTATAACAAGGAGCAGGGAAATATAAAAGAAAGAGACATCAAGCTTGAAGCTATCATACCTGTTTTAAAGGGAGATATGTACTTGAGAGCCCATGCCCACAGAGCCGATGATATGGTTACTGCTATAAGAGTGGCAGAAGAATTTAATATTAAAAAACTAGTTATAGAGCACGGTACAGAAGCCGGACTTATAATAGACTATCTGGCAGAAAAGAACGTTCCAATAGCTCTTGGACCAGTAATTACTCCAAGAATTAAGGTAGAGTTAAGGGAAAGAGATTACAGTTTAGCTATGCATTTAATTGAAAAGGGAATAAAGGTAGGGCTTACAACTGATCATCCGTACAATACAATAGATCAACTACGACCTGTTGCAATACTTACAGTATCTGAAGGGTTAAAAGCAATTGATGCATTAAAATGTATCACCATAAATGGTGCAGAAATCTTGGGCTGTGATGACAGAGTTGGTAAAATAGAAGAAGGTTATGATGCAGATTTAGTTGTTTTTGATAAGCATCCATTAGATATGATGGCAAGAACTATTTTTACAATAATTAATGGTGATATAGTTTATTTAAGTCAAAGACGTAAAGAAAAGATAGAAATAAAGTAA
- the argF gene encoding ornithine carbamoyltransferase, with translation MYNLRNKSFLTLLDYSPKEIEFLLDLSAELKRAKYAGTEQQKLKGRNIALLFEKDSTRTRCAFEVAAYDQGAHVTYLGPSGSQMGKKESIADTARVLGRMYDGIEYRGYSQKTVEDLAKYSGVPVWNGLTDADHPTQVLADFLTAHEHLKKPYNQMVFVYAGDGRNNVANALLIGASKMGMDFRMVSPQSLFPAQELLDKCMAVAVETGAKITCTDNIAEGVKGADVIYTDVWVSMGEPDSVWEERINLLKPYQVNMEMMKLTGNPDVIFEHCLPAFHDLNTTVGLDIYKKFGLKDMEVTDEVFESKHSVVFDEAENRMHTIKAVMVATLGS, from the coding sequence ATGTATAATTTAAGGAATAAAAGCTTTTTAACCTTACTTGACTACTCGCCAAAGGAAATAGAATTTTTGCTTGATTTATCGGCAGAGCTGAAGAGAGCAAAGTATGCCGGAACAGAACAACAAAAGCTTAAAGGAAGAAATATTGCTTTACTATTTGAAAAAGATTCAACTAGAACAAGATGTGCTTTTGAAGTTGCAGCTTATGATCAAGGAGCACATGTTACTTATTTAGGTCCTTCAGGAAGCCAAATGGGTAAGAAGGAATCTATAGCTGATACAGCTAGAGTTTTAGGAAGAATGTATGATGGCATAGAATATAGAGGTTATTCTCAAAAAACAGTTGAAGACTTAGCAAAGTACTCAGGAGTGCCTGTATGGAATGGCTTGACCGATGCAGACCATCCAACTCAAGTGCTTGCTGACTTTTTAACTGCTCATGAACACTTAAAGAAACCTTATAATCAAATGGTATTTGTATATGCAGGAGATGGAAGAAATAATGTTGCAAATGCACTTTTAATAGGTGCTTCCAAGATGGGAATGGACTTTAGAATGGTTTCTCCGCAAAGTTTGTTCCCAGCTCAAGAGCTTTTAGATAAGTGTATGGCCGTTGCAGTGGAAACAGGTGCTAAAATAACCTGTACTGATAATATAGCAGAAGGAGTTAAAGGAGCTGACGTGATTTATACTGATGTTTGGGTATCTATGGGAGAACCAGATTCAGTTTGGGAAGAAAGAATAAATCTCTTAAAGCCTTACCAAGTAAATATGGAAATGATGAAGCTAACCGGTAATCCTGATGTAATATTCGAGCATTGTCTTCCAGCCTTCCATGATTTAAATACTACTGTAGGGTTAGATATCTACAAGAAATTTGGTTTGAAGGATATGGAAGTAACTGATGAAGTGTTTGAAAGCAAGCACTCAGTAGTGTTTGATGAAGCAGAAAACAGAATGCACACAATTAAAGCTGTTATGGTTGCAACCTTAGGATCATAG